Genomic window (Musa acuminata AAA Group cultivar baxijiao chromosome BXJ1-9, Cavendish_Baxijiao_AAA, whole genome shotgun sequence):
GAAAACGAATAAAAGCGAGAGAGAAAGACATGGATAACCAAGTAGGAGCGATGGCGAGGCACCGACATCGTCGATGCGGAGAGACGCGGGAAGCAGGGAAGCGAGAGAGAGGTGCGCGATCTAATCTTTCCCTAATTTCCATCAGCTTCTTGATCGCCTCTGCCTTTCCTTCTTCCATGGATAACTAACCCATCGAGAGATCGAGATCTTCAAGTTTCAGACGCTCGAAGTGGACGgggcctactggaaaacccgttaTATAGTATATATCGAAAATTTGCCGAAACATTATAACACGTTATAAGTGATAGAACGCACCGCCATGTCGTTTCATCACAACCATTGATCCATTATGTATATTTTTGCCTATGCAATTTACCAGAAAAATCCGCTGATTTCTGAAATGACAAAGACGCCCTTCATTTTTTTCAATCAGCCCTCTTTTGTGTAATGTTACACATTTTTCCTTTCTTATTGagccataaaataaataaaaaacaggAAAGAAAGAATGTGAAAAATCGATTACAGTGTAACTTTTGATAGAAACAGAACAATGCAATTTTAGACTCTGAAGATAGTTAATAACTCAACAAGACAAAAAACAAATGAAACAATTCTTAAGAAAGCTATTGAGACGGATCAAAACAGATATGTCAGTTGCCCTCTGAAAACAGACAATATATCCTATTATACACGATTACCTGAGAATAAAAGGAACTTGAAAAAACagacaaaaatatataaataataataatcattagAAAATGACAAGAGAAGTAAAGCACAATAACCATGTCATCAACTGTCATTTATGCAACTAAGATTATCATGCTCACTAGCCCAATAGATATTAATAAAGATGGTTGTAGACATCAATGTGTTGAACAAATAGAGAACAAATTGTAGCAGTTTAAATAGATGCTCCTGATTATAGATGATACAGTTAATTAGACAAAATGGAGGAACAATGCCATCAGTTAAGTGCAAAATTACATCTGATAGACATTTTAACTCCCCTGAAAATTACCTACAGGTAGCCGTTTATTGACTGTACAAACCTAACGCTAACTACATCAAATCAGCTCTAATTGCAACAGATCATGCAAGGCATCAAAGGACTTGGCATCTATACTGCACCACATGTTAGATGTGGCCAATATTAGGATGACAATCTTGAATGAAGCTCGCACCTCAAATTCTCTAGCCTAAACACATTAGAAGACGCCTTCTGCATCTTCAACATCTTCCTAGCCTTTAAGAAACAGCATGATGTAATGTTTACTCGAGCCAATTACGCCTGTCCAACCCAAAATAGAAAGTGGAACATCATGAAACTGTGCGGCCATAACAGACAGAGGCTATGTAAAGATTTTTTGCCCATTTCTCCTGCAACAAATTTAATGTTAACAACTAAACCAATGCgcataaattttataatcataaaaCAAAATTCACAGAATATGTAAGAAGATATCAACACCTTCACATGTTGACTAGGAAAAGCAGATGTTCTAAGTGTCTCTTGTGTCTCATCTGCAGGCTTTCTTCTGGGTACACTAAGAACAAAGGCAGCTTGGTCCAATGTTGCAGCAGTAGCAGTTATGCGAAAACCGCCATCCCACCTTCGATGAATGCCTTCACTAGGGTACAAAAAGTCAAGTTCGACAACCTGTATTTGGAACATTACACATTCAACACATTACTCAATCCACATCAGCTGGGGTATATACACAACTAAAATACTCAAGCCATTCATGCACTATGCAACCCCTAGTGCCAGTATGCcttaaaagaaaagcaaaaaagaatAAAAGGTGACCTGATCCAAGAAGCCAGCATTTCGGGACATGACAACTCCCCATCTACTTCCAGCAGTTGCCATTGTGGTGACATAGAAACCTTCACGCCATTTTTTGTTTATCCACTTGAAAGGAAATGACTCGCTAACTTTATAAGACTGTTGTACATACTGTGTGCCTGAAATAGGATCCAAAATGAATTTAACTACAAACTCATACAAAACCCTGAAAATAAAACTAGCTCATAATACAGCAACATTTACCTTTAGACATTACGACTAAAGAGCTACCACTGTTTGTCCCTGCTAATGCAGTAATATAATAGTTCTTATCCCACTGTTCCATTATCCATTCCTAgtaagaatcaaataaaaatcatttgCATTATCTTTTAACTGTCAACATCGACACGTGCCATCAAGCAATTTAGTAAGTGAAAGAGTTGTTACTAAATGGTACTCACTTTGTGAAGAAAATTTGGAGACATTTCATAAACTTGAGAAGTGAAACCAGTGCCCGCGTCCATGATAAGTGCCCAAAGATTTGAACAAGATGCAACACAACTAATGAATAAACTATCTTCATTCCCTTTCTCAATATGCTGTGCAAGCCTTACATCGGCAACATTGTAATGGTACCTGAAATTTAAAAAGGAAATAAATCATTCATTTGTACCATATTCTAATCATGATAAATAATCACACAGAAAAGCACCTTTGCTTCATAGGTCTCCGAGCATTATAGACGCTGATCCACTGTGTTGCAGGCATTCCCATTCtgatcttcttctttggttgttcatCACCCTCTTCTTCCATCATCAGACGACCTCTCTTTTGACCTACCTGGTATATAAGCTACAGGGTGTGCAACTTACGTTTAGGTCTTACAGAGAATCTTTTAGTTTAAAGAAGGCAAAAGGAGACTAGCAGTACCTTTTGAGCTCCATCAGTGTTAATGGGTCTGATATCTGGATTAGGTCCTACTATGTCGTCAAAAAGGGAAATGCATTTTGCGTAGTCAGGTTTTTCATCAAACTTCAAGTTGACCACATACTCAACAAACTGTTTGAATGGCTGGGGAGAGAAGCAACACAGAGTCTCTGGAGATGTAGCCATCTTCTTCTTGCACACAAGGAAGCCCTTGTTCTCTCCCTATATGGGTAAGGATAAAATGCATGGGATTAGCAAATGCAACAAATACAGATTGAAAGTTTTTAAGTAGTGATCGGACTGGTTGGTTGGTATTAAACAGACCAACCAAGAATGGTATCGGAACATTGATATGATTATTTTATTTCTGCTTTCTATTATTTTGTTTAGTATATCGGACAATACAGGTCCATGTACCACCTAAGATATTGATACTTTACCACTTAGATAATCTATCAAAACAAAGGGGCTATAACAGTCTTAAATAGTTACCTGGTATCCTTGCCAAGGTAGACGACCTCGGAGAAGAAAGATTAATGTATATGCCAGGGATTCTAAATCATCTCTCCTGCTTGCTGTCCTTCCTAGGTGAGCATGAGCACTGGCATAGCGAACTGTCCCTCTGCAAGATGCAATTTGCGATACAGAGTCTTAGGAGATCAGATTAAACCAAAACAAATAGCTCATttcattttcttaaaatttgatagGCAAACCAAATGTAGTGATCTTCAAGGCTGTTCATAAACAAACCTGAAAACGTCTGGCCTCTGATCATATTCCACATGCAGCCCTGTCGCACTATCCTTCCACTTGGTGGCTGTCAGTTAAGAGTTtaagaaaacaattttcaacaatAGCCCTTAGAGGTATTCTTTATCAAGAATGATATCTAAACACAATATACTGCCAAATGCCAATTCCATGCCATTCAATTACCTAAACCAAGATCAACAAGAAACAGTTTCTTCTCCTCAAGAGTCCCAGGTGGCCCAAGTAAGAAATTCTCAGGCTTTACATCCCCATGTACATATCTGTTATAACAAGCATGATTTAAAATACATTAATATAGTTATTGAAGCAAATGCACAATGTCAATATATTAACAATTATACAATCAATTAAGGACATGAACAACATTAAATAATTTGACATGGGAAGATCAGCTAATTGCATAAGATTTTGATAATCATGCTGCAATTTGGAATAAAGATCTACCCTTTAGAATGCATCTTCTCCAGTATAGAAATCGCTTCAGTGCCAATACATGCAACCATTTCAACTGACATTCTGCACAAAGAAAAAAGTTACAACAGCCAAAGTAATCTGAaagaaattatcataataataatcaatATTTGATTCAACACTTACGAATGTGAATTGCTATTCCATACATCCCATAGACTAGGCCCCAGCATATCCATAACCTGAACAAAGTTTCATAATATAGTTATCTTAACACCCCAGATGACActactattttagatattttcaaaAATGAAATACCATGATATAATAATCCCCTTGGCGACCCTTATAGTGAACTCGTGGTACCCCATGAATACCACCAAGTGTGCTACAAATGAAGACAAGGTTGATCAGACACTGAAGACATGGTACAAACTTAGCTCAACAAAAGACAAACAGAACTTACTTGTACACTTGCCATTCATAAGGGGGCCCATAGTTGCAGCCTTTACTGCTCCTATGCTCAAATTTTAATGCTACCTGACATACAAGATATGGTACAATTTTTTAATATTCAACCTTAACTTTTTGCCAAACTGGGAAATATGCAGTTACCACACCTCTACAGCACCAGAACCAGTAATTCTATCATTTGCATTAGTAGCTGAAACACGGCGACCTACATAAACTTGCCCAAATCCTCCTTTCCCTAGTTTTCTTTCAATTTTGTATACTGGTGAACTGCCAACCTGGACCTGTTGCAGTCAAATACAATAAACTGTGTTAAAGACAAACTGTTGCACAAATGAAGTGAATGAGAAAGAACCTTTTATCACACTGAAAAATCCTTACATCtggaaatatttaatttaatatgaaATATAATATGCTGGAAATGGTGCAGTATGAAACACTACGTTTTTAAATAAAGAAGCATATAAATATAAGTAGAACTAAAATGCATCATGCTAGACACCCAACTCAGCATGTTTCAGAAGATGAGGTTCTCAAGATTTATCATGTCCCAGAAACAGatttcaaaattaataataagaGTATAAGCTAGTCTAAAGAATGAAACTAGATATTTTAGCTATTTTAGTCCCAACATATTACCAGAAAATTTATCTCAAATATGAAGTTTCTTGCTAGAATAACTACTGACTATAACATATACATTATACACCAAGCTGTAAAATAAATTTCGACATCATAAAGGTGACTAACTTCATGCCTTTGATTGTCAAAGGTTGTACATAATCTAAAATCTAATTAGGTATCTAACAATTGTCATTGAAACATCTGAACTCAAACCTTAAGTAAATGACTCAGCAGCATCGGAAGTTGGAACTTGGAACACAGTAATTTGGGCAAATTGTCAAAGTCGATAACATATCTAACTAGTGTACACATTGGGTAGATGTTCAACATGGGTATGCATTAGATACATCACTTACATGACAATCATGAGTTAAACAGAACAGGAGGAAAGAGAAGGTGACATGAAATGACTCCAAGTAGCAGCACTCCCTGCCACCATCCATTATCAGCCCCTGGAGTCAGAGAATGggtggaggagaaagagagggaaACATGTGCAGCATGCATGAGCCATTGCAGAAACATTAATTGACACCACAAGTTTGAGGAATGGAAGAAGAATAAAGACAGAAGGATAAATGTGCAACATGTTTGCCAGGATTAAATATTAATGAGGATGCTCCTGGACAAAACTACTAACAAAAAAACCTCAAAATCCCATATTAGCAATTTGACCCAATATAGATCCTCTCCAACTCTCATATCTCACCAAACcactatttttctattttttacttttttatagCAAACCACTGTTACTTATCTGTATaatctaactaatttaaaaattaatagtaacaaaaaaaaaacaataaaataCGTAAAGTTTATTGCTTCAGGATAACATTGTCACATATATATGTTTTGCATCCCCATATTGTCCTACTTTCACAAGATTTGTAACAATGGCATGTTTGTCCCATGGACTTCATGGTCAGCAAGGATGACAGAGTTAATAATCTAAACTTAGAGAGGCCCAAATTCCAGAATATATGCACCATATTTTGCAGGTTTCAAGCATCAATATTTACTCAAACAATACTAGATTCAAATTTTTGCCTTTGGTGCTATGTTTACAGCTTGTCTAAGTAATTAAGGCTCATAAAGCATTATGGACATCACATATTATTTATagttctatatttataatttcctTCAGGATAAACCTTAGTAGATTGAAAGAAactgatttgataattttaagatGTTCAGCTCAATGACTCAAGACTCGAAAAGAATCACCAACAATAATGAGCTTATTTTTCATATTAAGAACCATGACCAGTCTAGactttggtaaatattttttgcaaAGTGTAGACACAAGTGCATCATGATGTTGTATgcataatatattaaattattgccAAGAAAATGAATACAACACCATCATATAGAAAACTTGGTAGCATGAGCTACAAAACAGGATGCTTTTGGTGAGCAAATGGATTGCTTAGAGATGGTAAAAGTTTACACATCAGAACTTCAGTTTGCTTTTCTATCTGATGCCTGCTAATTTTTCCTTCACTTCCTGTTTTGTTTCTTCTCTGATTGAAAGCAGTCATATTTTGACCTAATATCAGTCGATTCTATCATGCTGGAAGATCTTCATTTTTCATTGACGACATCAAGTATTTGAGAGGCCGCACACACAAAAGGCACCATCTGATGCCAAACGAACCATATTTATAGAGATAAAGTAAGCACATGAAAACATACACAGTAACACCAACGGATCTTTAATTTGAGATATCCAAGAAACTTGTTTGTTTGATTGAAAAGAAGACCAACTGAAGTCACCATCACAAAAGTCAATTTTACATTGTTTCACTTATGAAAAGAAGTACAAGGGACACAGAACCCAAATGAATTGCATCCGTCTTAAAAAGTCGATTGAATTAGAGAGCGAAAGATGGTGTAACAAAACAATCCGAACAGAGGAAAACGACTAGCCCCTTTTTCCCAGTAAAATGAGTAAACAACTGTAGAAAATGCAAAAAGTATAGATAGCTCGAACCTTTACCGGAAGGGGAGCGGCGCTCCCCTCGTCCTCGCCACGGGGGAGAAGTTTGTCGGCGCTCCTCGCCCCACTATCATATTCATCCATCCTTCTCTCGCCGATCCCTTCAACATTCACCTCCCCGACCTCGCCGCCACCCTCCGCAAGCCTGATCTCCTCCTGCGGCTCGGCAAACCTCGCCACTGGCGGGTTCTCATCCACCGGCTGCTGGTTCCTCGCCGCCCGCCGCCTCCTCTCATTCGGTCGCTCAGCCTGGACTGCTGGGGTCGCCTGCGCCCGGCCCCTGCGCACTCTGCTACGGAGCTCAGGCATCCTTCATCTGCCCAGCCCCATGCCTCAAAAGCCACGTGATCGCTACACGTTTCGAAAACCTAGCGGGCAGATTCGACGCCGGGAAGCCTCGAAATTACGATCAGGATGACGCTAATCGATCGCCGCAATcaatttgaatcaaatattggaGACAATAGACGGGGATCGTTTCATCACTGAGAGATTTTTGACTTAGGGTTTCGATGAGGAGAGAGGGTTTGATGGAGAGCTTTCGGAAGCCTTGAGTTGAGATACTGGcgagagatggagagagagagagagagagagacgaagagGAGAGAGACGACGACAAAGGGAAGCGGACGAAATTAAGTAACGTTGTGCGGGGTGCGATTGGAAATGTACAAAAATACGCGTAGTGTATGGTTCAGCGGTACCGAAGTTGGAGATTGGGAATAGTTTGGGCTGGGGAGTAACAGGGTTCACTGGGGTCCATTGGGGTATACGAACCTGCTATTTATAGATGAAGACTGGTGATAGTTTGCAATCAAGGAAATATTCTTTATGTAATGCGATGAATATCTTCGGTTGCGATGACTCCTGATGTGGCATTGGCCTAACAGTTTTTGTTGTTTCTTGGCACTTTAATATTAACATGTCTTAAGTTTGAAAACAACGATTTTGTTCTTCTCatttttagaatatttttttatcctaagaaatacattgcatataAAAAGGAAGCTCGCGATATGTCGGCTATTttgggatttttttttgttttcgatATATGCATAGTATTTAAGAAGATACTTTAGATGATatcaatcatttatttttttttattttggatgaATAAGTTATCTTACCAGATGTATGATaggtaagaaaaatatattaaatatattgagTACTTTCgatatttcttttttatcttagACAAACATATCGTGTAAAAAAAGAATATTGTTCGATATCTTGGTAGTAAAGAATACGAAGGAAGCTTGTGATTATCTTTCTTATTATAAATACCGAGAAGGAAgcttataattatctttttttattataaatgataagaaaaaaacttattttttagATCATAAATGATAAAATGAAGTTTCCTCTTATCCTTCGTTGATGAGTGTCACATGACGATGATGTGTCAAATGATTAATCGATAACATATCCTCTATCATTTATAGAGAGGGGCTCGAAGTGTGATGTTTAGTTCATCCAACACGTAAGCGtttgggatttttttttcttgtaggttGGGTCTTCTTGACATATGTGTTTTATCATGGCAAATTTCTTATTatgcaagtctgattttcccaacTTATGCGTCTCAGAcacattttatcttgtgcctcTGTCATGATGAATTTCTCTTTATGTAGGTCGGCTTTTCCCAACTTACGCGCTTCGAGTACATTTTATTTTGTGCCTTCGTCGTGACGAATTTCTCTTTATGTGAGttaggttttctcgactcatatgTCTTAAACATACTTTATCTTGTGCCTCTATTGTGatagattttattttatgcaggttgggttttttcgactcatgtgtctcaagcatattttatcttgtgtCTCTATCGTGATAGATTTCTCTTTACGCAGGTCAAGTTTTCTCGATTCACATGTCTCGATCACATTTTATCTTATACCTCTACCATGACAGATTTATCTTTACACGTGTTGAGTTTTCCTAACTTATGTGCTTCgagcatattttattttatgcctCTACCATAGCGAAATTCTCTTTATGCGGGTCGGGTTTTCCTGACTCATGTGTCTTCGGtatattttatcttgtgccttTATTATGATAGATTTATGTAATTTTCAAGTCCTTCATCTAGCATATTTTAAATCCTTCGTACAATATATTTTGAATCCTTTATCTAGCACCTTTTGAATCTTTTATCTCTTTTATCTGATGCTTCTTGAATCCTTAACGTAGAAGTGTCTCAAAGAGACACTTGTCTCAATCATGAAAGGAGAGAGACCGGCTTCCTCCATATAAATCTCTCTTCACCTTATGGGTGAGGTTCATTCTTCCATTTGAGTCTCCAGAGCCTCCATCAAAATTTTCTTTGCTTAGTTCTGGTTCCCTATAGGGTAAGTTAGTTCTGGAGTCTCTTATAGTGTTGATGTTAATTCAGAAATAGATAAGTCTTCTACCATTTTGCTCCTATGTCTCCTTCAATCGAGATGTCTTTTCTTTCTTGTACAAGTTATTCTCAATCTATTGGCTACGAAATGGTTAAGATCCATGCTTTATCTTTGGGCAGTCCAGGGTCAAAGGAAATCATGACCTCCCTTTCGTTGAGGGAGGCAGTCCCCGTAAACCCAAAAGTTCTTGGGGACTTAGAGTTAATGAAAACCTAGCATAACTATAATTCAGTGGTGAATGCATCACTTCTGGATTACTACGAGTTAAGTGTTTCATCTCGATCGAGTTCGACTTACAAGTGCTCCGACCTAATCAACATCCATTCAATCATGCGTTGGGGTCTCTTTGCTTATCTTGTGACGACCCTGAGGTGGGATTTCATCTTTTTTTCTATCTAGTGATAGTGTCTTACCTATAATGGTAGAAGATGTCACTTCTCAAATGACATCCAACTCATGGCGCTACCTAATATTATTCATTAGGAAATATTGGCATGCTGACATTATTCCAACCCGTAAACTTTTTTACGATTTGTTTGTTACTATGTAAGGGCAAAAGTGGCTACTATTTAACTAATGGCTCGATAAGCCTCAGGTGCTAGTGTTGGTTGAGTTGCTGATTATGGTTGAGGTGGTGGCATCACTTGTTGGGTTAGTTAAGACAAGAGCAGAGCAATAGCTTGCATCATACCCATTAACATTTGCACCTATTCGAAGAGGTTTAGGAATGCTTCAATAGGGATGAGCAGGTGACTCGAGGTCGCCCTCGAGTCATTGAGTGGAAGCTAGTATCGCATCAATATTTATACTGAGATATGCATCCACGTGTGAAAAGGGTGGCTATGCCCCTCGAGTGACAGTACTATAAGTTGGGGCAATGCCTTTTCACTTGAGCATTCATCAAGAGGGTTGGTAATCAGACTCTTCTACGATATCGAGCCTTCCTTTTAAGGTCAAAATGGCCATTCTTCACGTAGGTTGGGAAAATCCAACCtgcgtgaaaaaaaaaaatctatcataatGAAAGCACAAGGTTCAATGTACGTCGGGAAGACCCAATTTGCAAGAAATCGATTAATCATTTGATACATcatttgctagtcatatgtgccctgcaaatcaatcacgtgagtgatagcatgtgTGAATTGACGcagtttttttacttattattatttgatattttatcactttatattgcatgttgcttgaatatattgtgatattcatggatttgtgcaatgataataagtaaaaatccatggacacaggttactcgagagggatatcgagataaccggatagattggtatgctatatacccatccatatgatggatttagcgagaatgagttcactaattgatccgtttacgaaatgctggatggttgatgatgtcttattggcaAACAACGATTTCGTAATTCCAgtaatgtatctggtccttagacttaagacaccaaggatgtcctgtatgagtactccactttttgataccagacttgtctagaggttctagatcttgcacaaccggtcatcgagagtggtagccaaccttacgaggactattgagtttcgatagaggatcattcactctcgttgtcttgagaggaatatccc
Coding sequences:
- the LOC103997068 gene encoding casein kinase 1-like protein HD16 isoform X2, coding for MPELRSRVRRGRAQATPAVQAERPNERRRRAARNQQPVDENPPVARFAEPQEEIRLAEGGGEVGEVNVEGIGERRMDEYDSGARSADKLLPRGEDEGSAAPLPVQVGSSPVYKIERKLGKGGFGQVYVGRRVSATNANDRITGSGAVEVALKFEHRSSKGCNYGPPYEWQVYNTLGGIHGVPRVHYKGRQGDYYIMVMDMLGPSLWDVWNSNSHSMSVEMVACIGTEAISILEKMHSKGYVHGDVKPENFLLGPPGTLEEKKLFLVDLGLATKWKDSATGLHVEYDQRPDVFRGTVRYASAHAHLGRTASRRDDLESLAYTLIFLLRGRLPWQGYQGENKGFLVCKKKMATSPETLCCFSPQPFKQFVEYVVNLKFDEKPDYAKCISLFDDIVGPNPDIRPINTDGAQKLIYQVGQKRGRLMMEEEGDEQPKKKIRMGMPATQWISVYNARRPMKQRYHYNVADVRLAQHIEKGNEDSLFISCVASCSNLWALIMDAGTGFTSQVYEMSPNFLHKEWIMEQWDKNYYITALAGTNSGSSLVVMSKGTQYVQQSYKVSESFPFKWINKKWREGFYVTTMATAGSRWGVVMSRNAGFLDQVVELDFLYPSEGIHRRWDGGFRITATAATLDQAAFVLSVPRRKPADETQETLRTSAFPSQHVKEKWAKNLYIASVCYGRTVS
- the LOC103997068 gene encoding casein kinase 1-like protein HD16 isoform X1, translated to MPELRSRVRRGRAQATPAVQAERPNERRRRAARNQQPVDENPPVARFAEPQEEIRLAEGGGEVGEVNVEGIGERRMDEYDSGARSADKLLPRGEDEGSAAPLPVKVQVGSSPVYKIERKLGKGGFGQVYVGRRVSATNANDRITGSGAVEVALKFEHRSSKGCNYGPPYEWQVYNTLGGIHGVPRVHYKGRQGDYYIMVMDMLGPSLWDVWNSNSHSMSVEMVACIGTEAISILEKMHSKGYVHGDVKPENFLLGPPGTLEEKKLFLVDLGLATKWKDSATGLHVEYDQRPDVFRGTVRYASAHAHLGRTASRRDDLESLAYTLIFLLRGRLPWQGYQGENKGFLVCKKKMATSPETLCCFSPQPFKQFVEYVVNLKFDEKPDYAKCISLFDDIVGPNPDIRPINTDGAQKLIYQVGQKRGRLMMEEEGDEQPKKKIRMGMPATQWISVYNARRPMKQRYHYNVADVRLAQHIEKGNEDSLFISCVASCSNLWALIMDAGTGFTSQVYEMSPNFLHKEWIMEQWDKNYYITALAGTNSGSSLVVMSKGTQYVQQSYKVSESFPFKWINKKWREGFYVTTMATAGSRWGVVMSRNAGFLDQVVELDFLYPSEGIHRRWDGGFRITATAATLDQAAFVLSVPRRKPADETQETLRTSAFPSQHVKEKWAKNLYIASVCYGRTVS